A genomic window from Cryobacterium sp. SO2 includes:
- a CDS encoding YifB family Mg chelatase-like AAA ATPase, which produces MGLARTHSVALIGLAGSLVEVEADISNQLPGMKLIGLPDAALAEAAERVRAAAKNSGCALNGHKLTVNLSPAALRKHGSGFDLAIALACLAADDVIPADSVAAVVHIGELALDGRLRPTPGILPAVIAAARFGRRTVMVPAGNADEAALVPGIRVIGVASLRDALIWHGARLVPVDVDVLTAPAEDERIDETLDLLDVVGNDEAILALQVAAAGGHHVFMLGPPGAGKTMLAARLPGLLPDLGEAASLEVSSLRSLSGRPVGRSLITRPPLEAPHHTITAAAMVGGGSGQIRPGAAARASHGVLFLDEAPEFAAPVLDALRQPLESGRISIHRANATAHFPARFQLVLAANPCPCGQYGAGDQDCSCPPNARRRYLARLSGPLLDRIDIQLNVKRVSIAELRLAADGHRLSSAVARERVVAARAAAAERLASTPWTLNSEVPGPWLRGAQTRLGGQVTAMLDRALERGGITMRGYDRILRVAWSIADLAGVQRPGPDEVGQALYLRKGMAS; this is translated from the coding sequence ATGGGACTGGCCCGCACCCACTCCGTCGCCCTGATCGGCCTCGCCGGGTCGCTCGTCGAGGTCGAGGCCGACATCTCCAACCAGCTGCCGGGGATGAAACTGATCGGGCTGCCGGATGCCGCCCTGGCCGAGGCCGCCGAACGGGTGCGTGCGGCGGCCAAGAACTCCGGCTGCGCGTTGAACGGCCACAAGCTCACCGTGAACCTGTCACCCGCCGCGCTGCGCAAGCACGGGTCGGGTTTCGACCTCGCCATCGCCCTGGCCTGCCTCGCCGCCGACGACGTCATTCCGGCGGACTCCGTTGCCGCCGTGGTGCACATCGGCGAACTCGCCCTCGACGGTCGGCTTCGGCCGACGCCGGGCATCCTTCCGGCCGTGATCGCCGCGGCCCGGTTCGGACGCCGCACGGTGATGGTGCCCGCCGGCAACGCCGACGAGGCGGCGCTGGTGCCCGGCATCCGTGTGATCGGGGTCGCCTCTCTGCGGGATGCCCTGATCTGGCACGGCGCACGGCTGGTACCGGTCGATGTGGATGTGCTGACCGCTCCCGCCGAGGACGAGCGGATCGACGAGACCCTCGACCTGCTCGACGTCGTCGGAAACGACGAGGCGATCCTGGCCCTGCAGGTGGCCGCGGCCGGTGGGCACCACGTGTTCATGCTCGGCCCGCCGGGTGCGGGAAAAACCATGCTCGCGGCCAGGCTGCCGGGGCTGCTGCCCGACCTGGGCGAGGCCGCGTCACTCGAGGTGAGCTCGCTCCGATCGCTCAGCGGCCGACCTGTGGGCCGTTCGCTGATCACCCGGCCGCCGCTGGAGGCCCCGCACCACACCATCACCGCCGCCGCCATGGTGGGCGGGGGCAGCGGGCAGATCCGGCCGGGCGCGGCAGCGCGGGCCTCCCACGGCGTGCTGTTCCTCGACGAGGCACCCGAATTCGCCGCTCCAGTGCTCGACGCGCTCCGACAGCCCCTCGAGTCCGGCCGGATCAGCATCCACCGGGCGAACGCCACAGCGCACTTTCCCGCCCGGTTCCAGCTGGTGCTGGCCGCGAACCCCTGCCCGTGCGGGCAGTACGGCGCCGGCGACCAGGATTGCAGCTGCCCGCCCAACGCCAGACGGCGCTACCTCGCCCGGCTCTCCGGCCCGCTGCTGGATCGAATCGACATCCAGCTGAACGTCAAACGGGTGAGCATCGCGGAGCTTCGGCTGGCCGCCGACGGCCACCGCCTGTCGAGCGCCGTCGCTCGCGAGCGGGTGGTCGCCGCCAGGGCGGCGGCGGCCGAGCGGCTCGCCAGCACACCGTGGACGCTGAACTCCGAGGTCCCCGGGCCCTGGCTGCGCGGGGCGCAGACCCGGTTGGGCGGCCAGGTCACGGCGATGCTCGACCGCGCGCTGGAACGCGGCGGCATCACCATGCGCGGCTACGACCGCATCCTGCGGGTGGCGTGGTCCATCGCCGACCTGGCGGGCGTGCAGCGACCTGGACCAGACGAAGTGGGGCAGGCCCTCTACCTGCGGAAGGGAATGGCGTCATGA
- a CDS encoding dipeptidase, with protein MNDRTSRTPSDTHATVAAALDLAPIIDGHNDWAWECRENREYSVEGLDGALATDTDIDRLRAGRVGGQFWSVYVEDTLTGSDAVQGTLEQIDWVYRLAARYPETFVIARSAADVEAARASGRIASLLGAEGAHSLNDSPAVLRMLARLGVRYLTLTHVHNTSWADSGTDEPVHGGLSPRGVEYIQELNRLGMLVDLSHVSPATAHAALDVTTAPVIFSHSSCHAVTAHPRNVPDEVLRRLADNDGVLMVTFVPQFVSAEYAVWFGGDKTTAAPRVTLAQVADHIEHARAVAGIRHIGLGGDFDGTDEFPDQLEGVDGYPALLLELAGRGWSAADLAALAGANVLRVLRATDVAFAGNQSARTRLTL; from the coding sequence ATGAACGATCGCACCAGCCGCACCCCGTCGGATACCCACGCCACGGTGGCAGCAGCCCTCGACCTCGCTCCGATCATCGACGGGCACAACGACTGGGCCTGGGAGTGCCGCGAGAACCGCGAGTACTCGGTTGAGGGCCTGGACGGCGCCCTGGCAACCGACACCGATATCGACCGGCTGCGCGCAGGCCGGGTCGGCGGCCAATTCTGGTCGGTGTACGTCGAGGACACCCTGACGGGTTCTGACGCCGTGCAGGGCACCCTCGAACAGATCGACTGGGTCTACCGGCTCGCCGCGCGATACCCGGAGACGTTCGTGATCGCCCGGAGCGCCGCCGACGTCGAGGCCGCCAGGGCCAGTGGGCGGATCGCCTCCCTGCTGGGCGCAGAGGGCGCCCACTCCCTCAACGACTCGCCGGCGGTGCTGCGGATGCTCGCCAGGCTCGGGGTGCGCTACCTCACCCTCACCCACGTGCACAACACCAGCTGGGCGGACTCCGGCACCGACGAGCCCGTGCACGGCGGGCTCAGCCCGCGCGGCGTCGAGTACATTCAGGAACTCAACCGGCTGGGCATGCTCGTCGACCTTTCGCACGTGTCGCCGGCGACCGCGCACGCCGCGCTCGACGTGACGACAGCCCCGGTGATCTTCAGCCACAGCTCCTGCCACGCCGTGACGGCGCATCCGCGGAACGTGCCGGACGAGGTGCTCCGGCGCCTCGCCGACAACGACGGGGTGCTGATGGTCACCTTCGTGCCGCAGTTCGTCTCCGCCGAGTACGCAGTCTGGTTCGGCGGCGACAAGACCACCGCCGCGCCCCGCGTGACCCTGGCGCAGGTCGCCGACCACATCGAGCACGCCCGCGCGGTCGCCGGCATCCGCCACATCGGCCTGGGCGGGGACTTCGACGGAACCGACGAGTTTCCCGATCAGCTCGAGGGCGTGGACGGTTACCCTGCTCTCCTTCTCGAACTGGCCGGCCGTGGCTGGTCGGCCGCCGACCTGGCCGCACTGGCCGGCGCGAACGTGCTGCGCGTACTGCGGGCGACGGATGTCGCATTCGCCGGGAATCAGTCGGCCCGCACCAGGCTCACGCTCTGA
- a CDS encoding phosphodiesterase gives MTGTAPTDGKHAARPVPSVQMGQYPAASHLIAHLSDTHFLAAAADGNGRLLYDAVDTDSTVHRAMAQLEASGLDIDALVFTGDIADRGEPDAYRRVRDIVEASAGRMGAELIWVMGNHDERGAFRAELLRGKPHSGPDDAPVDAVVDLNGLRVISLDTSVPGYHHGEISSDQLAWLSDVLAEPAEHGSLLALHHPPVPTALPLMTILELREQAALATVLAGSDVRAILGGHLHYATTGLFAGIPVSVAAATCYTIDAAAPPRQLTGVGGGQSINLVHVYADQVVHSNVPLGAFDVVTRFDPAYLDRMEALDASDRLEAFSRHTA, from the coding sequence ATGACGGGAACAGCACCGACCGACGGGAAGCACGCCGCCCGGCCGGTTCCATCCGTGCAGATGGGCCAGTACCCGGCGGCCAGCCATCTGATCGCCCACCTGAGCGACACCCACTTCCTCGCCGCCGCCGCCGACGGCAACGGGCGGCTGCTCTACGACGCCGTCGACACCGACAGCACCGTGCACCGGGCCATGGCGCAGCTCGAGGCCTCCGGCCTGGACATCGACGCTCTCGTGTTCACCGGCGACATCGCCGACCGGGGCGAACCGGATGCCTACCGCCGGGTGCGCGACATCGTCGAGGCCTCCGCCGGGCGCATGGGTGCCGAGCTGATCTGGGTTATGGGCAACCACGACGAACGCGGCGCGTTCCGCGCCGAACTTCTGCGCGGGAAGCCGCACTCCGGCCCCGACGATGCCCCGGTGGACGCGGTGGTCGACCTCAACGGGCTGCGCGTGATCTCGCTCGACACGAGCGTGCCCGGTTACCACCACGGTGAGATCTCGTCCGACCAGCTCGCCTGGCTGAGCGACGTGCTCGCCGAACCCGCTGAGCACGGCTCCCTGCTCGCGCTGCACCACCCACCGGTGCCCACCGCCCTGCCCCTGATGACGATCCTCGAGCTGCGCGAACAGGCCGCACTGGCCACCGTGCTGGCCGGCAGTGACGTGCGCGCGATCCTGGGCGGCCACCTGCACTACGCCACCACCGGGCTGTTCGCCGGCATCCCGGTGTCTGTTGCCGCGGCCACCTGCTACACCATCGACGCCGCGGCCCCGCCGCGCCAACTCACCGGCGTAGGCGGTGGCCAGTCGATCAACCTCGTGCACGTCTACGCCGACCAGGTTGTGCACTCCAACGTGCCACTGGGCGCCTTCGACGTGGTCACCCGCTTCGATCCGGCCTACCTCGACCGGATGGAGGCCCTCGACGCCTCCGACCGTCTGGAGGCCTTTTCCCGGCACACCGCGTAG
- a CDS encoding DUF2469 domain-containing protein, with protein sequence MEEEEFEDYDREVELALYREYRDVVGQFQYVVETERRFYLANEVDLVRRDTEHDFYFELTMKDVWVWDVYRSDRFVKSVRVLTFKDVNVEELASKEFELPKELALDE encoded by the coding sequence ATGGAAGAAGAAGAGTTCGAGGACTACGACCGCGAGGTCGAGTTGGCCCTATACCGCGAGTACCGAGACGTAGTGGGACAGTTCCAGTACGTGGTCGAGACCGAGCGCCGCTTCTACCTCGCGAACGAGGTCGACCTGGTGCGGCGCGATACCGAACACGATTTCTACTTCGAATTGACCATGAAGGATGTCTGGGTCTGGGATGTCTACCGCTCCGACCGTTTCGTGAAGTCGGTTCGTGTGTTGACGTTCAAGGACGTCAACGTGGAGGAACTCGCGTCGAAGGAATTCGAGCTGCCTAAGGAACTCGCCCTCGACGAGTAG
- the rpsB gene encoding 30S ribosomal protein S2, producing the protein MAVVTIRQLLDSGVHFGHQTRRWNPKMKRFIFTERSGIYIIDLQQSLGFVDKAYDFVKETVAHGGTILFVGTKKQAQESISEQATRVGQPYVNQRWLGGLLTNFQTVSKRLARMKELEELDFEDTAKSGFTKKEMLIKKRELVKLHKSLGGIRNLTKTPSALWVVDTNKEHLAIDEARKLGIPVIAILDTNCDPDDVQYPIPGNDDAIRSVGLLTRIIADAAAEGLIQRHQKPEEGAEVEPLAAWEAELLAAPAETTPEQSSADTEKVADATVDAEPVVEEAPVAEPAAAEAATEEVAADAPVADTK; encoded by the coding sequence ATGGCCGTCGTAACCATTCGCCAGCTGCTCGACAGCGGCGTGCACTTCGGGCACCAGACCCGCCGTTGGAACCCGAAGATGAAGCGATTCATCTTCACCGAGCGTTCCGGCATCTACATCATCGACCTGCAGCAGTCGCTCGGGTTCGTTGACAAGGCCTATGACTTCGTCAAGGAGACCGTCGCCCACGGCGGCACCATCCTCTTCGTCGGCACCAAGAAGCAGGCGCAGGAATCGATTTCGGAGCAGGCGACGCGTGTCGGCCAGCCCTACGTCAACCAGCGCTGGCTCGGTGGCCTCCTCACCAACTTCCAGACCGTCTCCAAGCGTCTGGCTCGCATGAAAGAGCTCGAAGAGCTCGACTTCGAGGACACCGCCAAGAGCGGTTTCACGAAGAAGGAAATGCTCATCAAGAAGCGCGAGCTCGTCAAGCTGCACAAGAGCCTCGGCGGAATCCGCAACCTGACCAAGACGCCGTCCGCGCTCTGGGTTGTCGACACCAACAAGGAGCACCTCGCCATTGACGAGGCGCGCAAGCTCGGCATCCCCGTCATCGCGATCCTCGACACCAACTGCGACCCCGACGACGTCCAGTACCCGATCCCGGGCAACGACGACGCCATCCGTTCCGTGGGCCTGCTGACCCGCATCATCGCGGACGCCGCGGCCGAGGGCCTCATCCAGCGTCACCAGAAGCCGGAAGAGGGCGCCGAAGTCGAGCCCCTCGCCGCCTGGGAAGCCGAGCTGCTCGCCGCCCCGGCCGAGACCACGCCCGAGCAGTCCTCCGCTGACACCGAGAAGGTCGCCGACGCCACCGTCGACGCCGAGCCGGTTGTCGAAGAGGCGCCCGTCGCCGAGCCCGCAGCTGCCGAAGCCGCAACCGAAGAGGTTGCAGCCGACGCTCCCGTAGCCGACACCAAGTAA
- a CDS encoding DUF1269 domain-containing protein, translating to MSDESVFLYLGVYPDTATAESDLDVVRELHSEKVIGTYDAAVATKEADGSVQVHRKTSKHAGWTGVAAGAVVGLLFPPAIIGTAIVGGAAGSVVGHFWRSLDRGDIKELGEMLDSGEAALIVVGKDRLEEEFRRAGLVAQRHIEKELKVDAKELDKELATASQEMQTAERTDTV from the coding sequence ATGTCCGACGAATCAGTCTTCCTCTACCTCGGTGTCTATCCCGACACCGCAACGGCCGAGTCCGACCTCGATGTGGTGCGTGAGTTGCACTCCGAGAAGGTGATCGGAACCTACGACGCCGCGGTAGCGACAAAGGAGGCCGACGGCTCCGTGCAGGTGCACCGCAAGACCAGCAAGCACGCCGGCTGGACCGGCGTAGCCGCAGGGGCCGTCGTCGGCCTGCTCTTTCCGCCGGCCATCATCGGCACCGCGATCGTCGGGGGTGCGGCGGGCAGCGTCGTCGGCCACTTCTGGCGCAGCCTGGATCGCGGTGACATCAAGGAACTCGGCGAGATGCTCGATTCCGGCGAGGCCGCCCTCATCGTGGTGGGCAAGGACCGCCTCGAAGAGGAGTTCCGCCGCGCCGGGCTCGTGGCCCAGCGGCACATCGAGAAGGAGCTCAAGGTCGATGCCAAGGAGCTCGACAAGGAGCTGGCCACGGCCTCCCAGGAGATGCAGACGGCGGAGCGCACCGACACCGTCTGA
- the dprA gene encoding DNA-processing protein DprA: MTIFGLEENAVRTAVAAVRTGDTGAAAEAEPGEVFARAAWTSIAEPGDGVAGTVVGILGAAGALRAVVEAWPADRFSRSLAAGVDENGAGDAAGLRPELEQALARWRPRLSSAEVMRSLQQAQRTGTALLLPGDPLWPEGVEDLGRHAPLALWWRGRSGAVDALRHSIALVGARAATGYGEHVAMEAAAGLVDRGLAIVSGAAYGIDGMAHRSTLASNGTTVAFLAGGVDRFYPSGHDALLTRIVEAGAVMSELPCGAAPTKWRFLQRNRLIAAASQATVVLEAGWRSGSLNTAGHAAALGRPLGAVPGPVTSPTSAGCHRLLRDYDAICVTTAAEMAELIGVGVDLELDLTGTDGATPRERTSEQVRVFDALSVRAPRVPAEIARRSGLSTAAVLGALGTLDLEGSARERATGWVRVT; this comes from the coding sequence ATGACCATATTCGGCCTCGAGGAGAACGCCGTTCGAACGGCCGTCGCTGCCGTGCGCACCGGCGACACCGGAGCCGCGGCGGAGGCGGAACCCGGCGAGGTGTTCGCCCGGGCCGCCTGGACCAGCATCGCCGAACCGGGTGACGGGGTGGCCGGCACCGTCGTGGGCATCCTCGGCGCGGCCGGCGCGCTGAGGGCCGTGGTTGAGGCCTGGCCTGCCGACCGCTTCAGCCGGAGCCTGGCGGCCGGGGTGGACGAGAACGGCGCGGGGGATGCCGCGGGGCTGCGCCCGGAGTTGGAACAGGCGCTGGCCAGGTGGCGGCCCCGGCTCTCCTCGGCCGAGGTGATGCGGTCGCTGCAGCAGGCCCAACGCACCGGAACCGCCCTGCTCCTGCCCGGCGACCCGCTCTGGCCGGAGGGGGTCGAGGATCTCGGACGGCATGCACCGCTCGCTCTCTGGTGGCGTGGCCGGAGTGGCGCCGTCGACGCGCTCAGACACTCGATCGCCCTGGTCGGCGCCAGGGCGGCCACGGGTTACGGCGAGCATGTGGCCATGGAGGCCGCCGCGGGCCTCGTCGACCGGGGCCTCGCCATCGTCTCCGGTGCGGCGTACGGCATCGACGGGATGGCCCACAGGTCGACGCTGGCCAGCAATGGAACGACGGTTGCGTTCCTCGCCGGGGGAGTGGACCGCTTCTATCCCAGCGGCCACGACGCCCTGCTCACCCGCATCGTGGAGGCCGGTGCCGTGATGAGCGAACTGCCCTGCGGCGCGGCACCCACCAAATGGCGCTTCCTGCAACGCAACCGGCTGATCGCCGCCGCGAGCCAGGCCACCGTGGTGCTGGAGGCGGGCTGGCGCTCCGGGTCACTCAACACGGCCGGGCACGCGGCCGCGCTCGGGCGCCCGCTTGGCGCCGTGCCCGGGCCTGTCACGTCGCCGACATCGGCCGGCTGCCACCGGCTGCTGCGCGACTACGACGCCATCTGCGTGACCACGGCCGCCGAAATGGCCGAACTGATCGGAGTGGGTGTCGACCTGGAACTGGACCTGACCGGCACAGACGGGGCCACGCCGCGCGAGCGCACGAGCGAGCAGGTGCGGGTCTTCGACGCGCTGAGCGTGCGGGCTCCGCGCGTGCCCGCCGAGATCGCCCGGCGCTCCGGGCTTTCCACTGCGGCGGTCCTCGGTGCGCTCGGCACCCTCGACCTCGAGGGCTCCGCCCGGGAACGCGCCACCGGCTGGGTGCGCGTCACCTGA
- a CDS encoding YraN family protein — MARKDEVGRRGEDRAAEYLLQAGYTLVERNWRCTQGEIDLIVARGDDVVFVEVKTRSGTAFGHPFEAITVAKLARLRRLAGAWCEQSDLHPRRIRIDAVAVIARPGREPEIEHLEGVF, encoded by the coding sequence GTGGCACGCAAGGACGAAGTGGGCAGGCGTGGGGAAGACCGCGCGGCCGAATACCTGTTGCAGGCGGGGTACACGCTGGTGGAGCGCAATTGGCGTTGTACGCAGGGTGAGATCGACCTGATCGTCGCCAGAGGCGATGACGTGGTGTTCGTCGAGGTGAAGACCCGTTCGGGAACAGCGTTCGGGCATCCGTTCGAGGCGATCACCGTGGCCAAGCTGGCCCGGTTGCGCCGCCTCGCGGGCGCCTGGTGCGAGCAGTCTGACCTGCACCCGCGCCGCATCCGCATCGATGCCGTTGCCGTGATCGCCCGCCCGGGCCGGGAGCCGGAAATCGAGCACCTCGAGGGCGTGTTCTGA
- the pyrH gene encoding UMP kinase has translation MSDTGTKRRVLLKLSGEAFGAGSLGVNPDVISSLAREIAEAAKTVEIAIVVGGGNFFRGAELSQRGMDRGRADYMGMLGTVMNALALQDFLEQAGAETRVQSAIAMTQVAEPYIPRRAERHLEKGRVVIFGAGAGLPYFSTDTVAAQRALEIGAEVVLVAKNGVDGVYSDDPRTNPDAHKIHSITYQDALQRGLKVVDSTAFSLCMDNSMPMRVFGMAPHGNVTAAILGAELGTLVSN, from the coding sequence ATGTCAGATACGGGTACGAAGCGCAGGGTCCTCCTCAAGCTGTCGGGTGAGGCCTTCGGGGCCGGAAGCCTGGGCGTCAACCCCGACGTCATCAGCAGCCTCGCCCGCGAGATCGCCGAAGCGGCCAAGACCGTCGAGATCGCGATCGTCGTCGGCGGCGGCAATTTCTTCCGCGGCGCCGAACTCTCCCAGCGCGGCATGGACCGCGGACGCGCCGACTACATGGGCATGCTGGGCACCGTCATGAACGCCCTCGCCCTGCAGGACTTCCTCGAGCAGGCCGGCGCTGAAACCCGGGTGCAGTCCGCCATCGCCATGACCCAGGTCGCCGAACCGTACATCCCGCGTCGCGCCGAGCGTCACCTGGAAAAGGGCCGCGTCGTCATCTTCGGCGCCGGCGCCGGCCTGCCCTACTTCTCCACCGACACCGTGGCCGCCCAGCGCGCCCTCGAGATCGGCGCGGAGGTTGTGCTGGTGGCCAAGAACGGTGTCGACGGTGTCTACTCCGACGACCCGCGCACCAACCCCGACGCACACAAGATCCACAGCATCACCTACCAGGATGCGCTCCAGCGCGGCCTCAAGGTCGTCGACTCGACGGCGTTCAGCCTGTGCATGGACAACAGCATGCCCATGCGGGTCTTCGGGATGGCTCCGCACGGCAACGTGACCGCCGCCATCCTCGGCGCCGAACTGGGAACCCTCGTCTCCAACTAG
- a CDS encoding tyrosine recombinase XerC has product MHLDPAIDGYARYLSTERGFSTNTVRAYCADLAGLATFAESRGVAEVTEIGLELLRDWLWTGTEAGLARATIARRSASARGFTAWLTREGTLPSDPAVRLRSPKPGRALPRVINRSQMQDLLDRLEAAARAGDPGPVRDLAIIELLYASGLRVSELVGLDVGDVDLSRLTVRVTGKGDKERVVPFGVPAQTAVVRYLTVARPILAAAPASGGSPAPADTAALFLGTHRNRLGVRAVYRTVAGLLETLPGTGPSGPHALRHTAATHLLDGGADLRAVQEMLGHASLGTTQIYTHVSAERLQQSYRLAHPRA; this is encoded by the coding sequence ATGCACCTCGACCCCGCGATCGACGGGTACGCCCGCTACCTCAGCACCGAGCGCGGGTTTTCCACGAATACCGTGCGCGCTTACTGCGCCGACCTTGCCGGACTGGCGACGTTCGCCGAAAGCCGGGGGGTGGCCGAAGTCACCGAGATCGGCCTTGAGCTGCTGCGCGACTGGCTGTGGACGGGGACCGAAGCCGGATTGGCCCGCGCGACGATCGCGCGCCGGTCCGCGTCCGCCCGCGGTTTCACCGCCTGGCTCACCCGGGAAGGCACGCTGCCCAGCGACCCCGCCGTGCGCCTGCGCTCACCGAAACCCGGCCGCGCCCTGCCGCGGGTGATCAACCGCAGCCAGATGCAGGACCTGCTCGACCGGCTCGAGGCGGCAGCCCGCGCTGGCGACCCCGGCCCGGTGCGCGACCTGGCCATCATCGAGCTGCTCTACGCCTCCGGCCTGCGCGTCTCCGAGCTCGTCGGGCTCGACGTGGGCGATGTCGACCTCTCCCGTCTCACCGTGCGGGTCACCGGAAAGGGCGACAAAGAACGCGTCGTGCCCTTCGGCGTTCCGGCGCAGACCGCGGTTGTTCGGTACCTGACCGTCGCCCGACCGATACTGGCTGCCGCGCCGGCCAGCGGCGGCAGCCCGGCTCCGGCCGACACCGCGGCGCTGTTCCTCGGCACGCACCGGAACCGTCTCGGCGTGCGCGCCGTGTACCGCACGGTGGCCGGGCTGCTGGAAACCCTGCCAGGCACCGGGCCATCTGGCCCGCACGCCCTGCGCCACACGGCGGCCACCCACCTCCTCGACGGCGGCGCCGACCTGCGGGCCGTGCAGGAGATGCTCGGCCACGCAAGCCTCGGCACCACTCAGATCTACACCCACGTCTCGGCGGAGCGCCTGCAACAGAGTTACCGACTCGCGCACCCGCGCGCCTGA
- the tsf gene encoding translation elongation factor Ts — translation MANFNLESVKILRERLGTGMVDTKNALVEADGDIERAVEILRLKGAKGNAKRADRSTSEGLVAAKVIGNTAYLLELACETDFVAKGEKFGALSEKVLNAVSAAGATTVAEALAAPADGQTVGELINGEAAIIGEKFELRRVAAVTGENFEIYLHKTSKDLPPQVGVVLGYSGTDAATARSIAQHISFANPEYLAREDVPVEAVEAERRIVTEISENEGKPAAALPKIVEGRIHAYFKQVALLEQDYAKDNKLSVAKVLSDAGLTVSGFARFKVGA, via the coding sequence ATGGCAAACTTCAACCTCGAATCCGTCAAGATCCTGCGCGAGCGCCTCGGCACCGGCATGGTCGACACCAAGAACGCACTCGTGGAAGCCGATGGCGACATCGAGCGCGCGGTCGAGATCCTGCGTCTCAAGGGTGCAAAGGGCAACGCCAAGCGCGCTGACCGGTCCACCTCTGAGGGCCTCGTCGCCGCCAAGGTCATCGGAAACACCGCCTACCTGCTGGAGCTCGCGTGCGAGACCGACTTCGTCGCCAAGGGCGAGAAGTTCGGCGCTCTCTCCGAGAAGGTGCTTAACGCGGTCTCCGCTGCCGGCGCCACCACCGTCGCCGAGGCGCTTGCCGCTCCGGCCGATGGCCAGACCGTTGGCGAACTCATCAACGGCGAAGCCGCGATCATCGGCGAGAAGTTCGAACTTCGCCGTGTCGCAGCCGTCACCGGTGAGAACTTCGAGATCTACCTGCACAAGACCAGCAAGGACCTGCCCCCGCAGGTCGGCGTGGTCCTCGGCTACTCCGGTACCGACGCAGCGACCGCTCGCAGCATCGCCCAGCACATCTCGTTCGCGAACCCGGAGTACCTGGCTCGCGAAGACGTCCCCGTGGAAGCCGTCGAGGCCGAGCGTCGCATCGTCACCGAGATCAGCGAGAACGAGGGCAAGCCGGCCGCCGCGCTGCCCAAGATCGTCGAAGGCCGCATCCACGCGTACTTCAAGCAGGTTGCCCTGCTCGAGCAGGACTACGCCAAGGACAACAAGCTGTCCGTGGCCAAGGTCCTCTCCGACGCTGGCCTGACCGTTTCCGGCTTCGCCCGGTTCAAGGTCGGCGCGTAA
- a CDS encoding M23 family metallopeptidase: MTLSRFSVTGFSARLGVAVVLLLAVIVPTLAVPASTTARAAPTVSAAPAAVVAPAASATVAPSEAGAAVAGAAPGSAPGRAPAAVAGAAERWTWPVDPPHELLHAFEAPPTLFAAGHRGIDLAAQPGSPVRSPADGVVSFAGIIADRPVVSIQHAGDLVSSLEPVTATVGVGERVSAGQAVGVVATGAHCDRRCVHLGARRHGQYISPMLFFGGVPRAILLPLPPAS; encoded by the coding sequence ATGACACTCTCACGGTTCTCCGTCACCGGGTTCTCCGCGCGTCTCGGTGTCGCTGTTGTCCTCCTGCTCGCGGTCATCGTGCCCACCCTGGCCGTGCCCGCGTCGACCACTGCCCGTGCGGCGCCAACCGTGTCGGCGGCCCCGGCCGCAGTGGTCGCCCCCGCAGCATCCGCCACCGTTGCGCCGAGTGAAGCGGGCGCGGCGGTGGCGGGTGCGGCGCCGGGTTCAGCACCGGGTCGAGCACCGGCAGCCGTGGCGGGTGCTGCTGAGCGGTGGACCTGGCCGGTCGATCCGCCGCACGAGCTGCTGCACGCCTTCGAGGCGCCGCCGACCCTCTTCGCCGCCGGGCATCGCGGCATCGACCTGGCGGCGCAGCCGGGCTCCCCGGTGCGCTCCCCCGCCGACGGTGTCGTCTCGTTCGCGGGAATCATCGCCGATCGGCCGGTGGTGTCCATCCAGCACGCCGGAGACCTGGTCTCCAGCCTCGAACCGGTCACCGCGACGGTGGGCGTGGGCGAGCGCGTCAGCGCCGGCCAGGCGGTGGGCGTCGTGGCGACGGGCGCGCACTGCGACCGACGATGTGTGCATCTCGGTGCGCGTCGGCACGGCCAGTACATCTCGCCAATGTTGTTCTTCGGCGGGGTCCCCAGGGCCATCCTGCTCCCGCTGCCCCCGGCATCCTGA